The Plasmodium sp. gorilla clade G2 genome assembly, chromosome: 3 region aaattataaaaatattgattcGAAAACATATACAAATGCTATTTCTGAAAATgttgaaaatgaaaaagctTGCTCAGCTAGccaaaatgataatttttttgaaaatagcGATAATAAAATGGTAAATAGCCTGAACAATTCAGGTAAaataaatgagaaaaaaaaaaagtctgAAAAGCAagatgataatgaaaaaaaggaatttgatgagaatataataataaaagaggAGTATGAAGAAGTGACAGTAGAAAGTAATAAAGATgttaatgatgatgatgaaatgTTGAATGATTTAagtacaaaagaaaaaaataaaataaataaaaataataatagtaatagtaatagttgTTGTGTTAATAATAGCATATCAAACAGTTCCGATTGTGATAAAAATGTGGagaatgtaaaaaaaaagaaaaataagaaaCATGTTTATAATGTTGTGATGGTTTCTCATAGTTCATTTATTGTTCATATGTTAGCTTTATTAGATTATTTAGATTTAGATTTTCGAGGATTAAATAATTGTGATATTAGAAAAATAAGTATTCCATTGActcattcatttttattttataataatataacgaATTTACAAATTGCACGTCCTTtatcaataaataatatacctataaattatatgaataaaaatagaacattaaaaaaagcttataaagataaatatatatatacaataaataGTTACACAGAATTCGATGAGCTAATATGTTCACACCCATGCACagtaattatatatcaatatgatatgcttataaaaaatgaaaagaataaaaaatatttagacATGGTGCAAAGGTTTATTGATAAgagtaataattattataacaactcgactgaagaaaaaaaaaataatgtttatTCAAAtggtttatataaaaattatgttttAAGAAATAAGTCTTTAGGTCgcaatgtattaatatatgatggTAGtgagtatattatatatgttccaGAAAAAAGTTCATgggaaataaataaaaaaggatatatagTTGGTCAGAATATTATTCTTGTAGTATTTCCAGATGTAGAatctaaaattataaataaggaTAATCTTGATGAAGAGGAGAATGTATCTATGAAaactaaaaataaagaacaaattgaaaattataaaaaaggatCTCATTATTTACAGAATGTAATAGACGTTATAAacaattatgataatattcaAGATCTAATAAAATCATCTGATTTTTGGATTactttaaaagaaaatataaaaaatatagatataactacatttcaaaaatttttgattgaaaaatataatacaattataaaaaatgaaatggaTGTATGTTATGTAGATATTATTGGATGTATTGAGAACAAAgaatttatgaaaaaaaatgaacaaaaatgTAATGGATATTTGAAAAAtttgaaagaaaaatatgaaaaaaatagtgatataaattttgaagaggaatgtaaatatattaatgataattttatagaagaaatatttaacTCTGATTATTCTTTAGTAAATtcagaaataaaaaatgaaaaacacAAATCAAGTGATAAgtacaacaataataataatgatggtaacaataataataatagtaataataatagttatatacaaaatagtGACCtatttgaagaaaatataataagaagaaaatttatttacataccAAAAAAAGATAgtaacaatataaaaattcaaCCCAATATAAAAGGAACacttaaaaatgaaaaaccAAATAAAAGTTTTCttcaagaaaatattaacatattaaaATCGTTTCCACAATCTATTCAAAATTTAAGTGTGGAAATGTTTTATCgtgataattatttttattttcattgtttaaataagtatattaaaagtaaaaacaaaattgaaggtttaattatatgtaaaCTGTTGGCATATCTTGATCTTTTAAGAACATATAATACTCCTGAGATGAATAAAACATATCAAAGATTAATTCATATAGAACAAAAAATTGATAACAATACTAAAGGGGTAGGAGAAACACTTAATACATATTCATGTGATATTAATCCTGTGATTGCTAATAATACTTCTTATTATGGAGAAGgaccaaaaaaatataagaccATTCATTCAATACCAggcaagaaaaaaaaaataataaaaaaaatatatatatatatatatatatatataataaatgaacgtatgaataattttttagggaaatgtttaataatttcaaaagtgtgcatatatatatatataaatatatatttttttttttatatacatttatgtgtttatattttttatatttatttattattttttttttttttttaggaaGGAAAAAAAGTGTGGTTGATGATTTGAACTTTTTGagatataatattcttaCCGTAGCTGGAGGTGCCGAGAACGTTTACATTTTGAATGTTTTAAaatgattattttatatgaatgattttttttttttttttttttttttttttattattatattatttaatttttttcttttaaaaagttGATACATAAAcacataaatgtatatattattatatatatatatatatgtgtatatatgtatgtattatttttttgatatatatttttttcatattgaaAAGAGGGctttacaattttttttaacagtaatatataaaataatgtataatatatatatatatatatatatatatatatattatatatatatgtgtgtgtgcttataaatatatttatttatgctTATATGAATAGACCTATTCTcgatttttttatatattttttattttaattatatcgATATATGCATAtcgtttaaaaaaaaaaaaaaaaaaaaaaaagagagaaTACTAAAGatagcatatatataatatattatatattatatattatatatatgtgtatatttaatttatatatatattttatttttttttttaaatgatatacatatatcgatattataaaaaaaaaaaaaaattttaaataattgtaATTTCTCCTTTTCTCATTAAATAAagactttaaaaaaaaaaagagaatacaaaatgtgtattttttaatttttaatatatatttatatacttaaataatttattttattttttttatttaaaatattttaattatttaattgtttattattattttttttcatttacatATTGCTTAATCTTGTTTATTCTTGTTTTAAACTTGTTcgatcttatatatatatatatatatatatatattaatgttctgtgacattaatatttaatgatatattattatacttatataatataatataataaaaatttaaaagaataatttttatttttttatattttaaaaagcaagaaaaattaaaaatatatttacacaatatatatatatatatatattaatatatatgtgtgaatATTTGTTGAAAGGgtagtataatatatacatataatttaatatatattatatattatatattaaatattttatatatacataagacatatatatatatatatatatatattttttttttttttttttattaaaatgaaagTGGGAATAGTATTTTTTGGTTTAATCTTTTTTGTAGTACTAGGAGCTTGTAACAATGTGAAGGAAAAGatttttaagaatattaagaaaagaacaaaatttataatattgaatGAACCTATAGTAGATTTAAGTTTTAGCGAGAATTTATTTCATACgttattatttgatttagATGTAGATaagaatttatatacattagaTGAGAGTTTATTAAATCTTGAGAATTTGAATTATTCTTCAATATTTCGTTTACTTGTTGATacatataagaatataaaagaaaatagagatgataatgaaaatattcgatatatatttttaggtACATCATTTTCAAGAATTCATCCTTtaaattttgaatattttttgagAAAgctgaataaatatatatataatgagaaTGTATATGAAAAGGGTAAGGTGGATATTAAAGgaatattaaatgaatataataatgagattgaagaaaagaaaattcaaaaagaaaaacttaATAAGATAAaagataagaataataatgataatatttataatgatgatattgACGTACATGAAGTGTTAGAAGATATTattagaaaagaaaagaaattctttttaaatgatgatgataatgatagtaatgataaatatattttaaaaactgatgaagataataaatataaaggatTTTTTATAGGATATGGTTTTAATGATGAAATGCCATCTGTAattcatcattataattttgataagaattttttatttccttctTTAAATAGTGGtatattattagatataacattattaaagaatatatatgaagtttcaaatgtattattatctagAAATGAAATGGATGAATCTATTCATAtagattatatttatgaagttacaaaatatataaaagaaaatttaagAGTAAATTTAACACATTCTGAAAATGTATGTTTAAATGAAGAACagaatattcatttattagaTCATGATCCTAATAATTtcgaaatatataaatattatcaagTCTTAAACTTATTTAAAgattataataagaatacaCAAGAAGAGAAATATGAAGTAATAGGACATGAAGGAATATCTGAAAGTAATGaggatacaaataataaaaataataataataattatagttATAATGAAGATGCTCTTGTAGAATTGTTACTTTCCTATTTTAATGTATTCTATCCAATTTCTACATGTATGTGTTATTCTATTCGATCTAAACATGAATCTCTAATGGATTATGATAAGTATCATATGATAAATttagaaaatgatataaaattaaaacattatataaaagaaaccgaagatatacattttaatagtattgaagaatataaaatgaaactTAATCGTATTAATTATAAGTATGATACATTattagaagaaaatgaaaatttgattacacataaaaatatattaataggtATAAAAACCAGTATTAATACAGAAGAAGAAAGAATAccacatattaaaaatacatatgataataaagaaaatacacaattaatatttaatacatttaattatgataataaattaaaagaaaaaaatacatttggATTTTATAACAATTCTTTATTACAAAATGCAttagaaaatgataatatagatttagatataatttatatgtcaGATAAAGAAAgtgataaatatgataatttatattttaattctaAAGTAACATCAAAAGAAGGATTGTGTGAAAAATTAAagcatatgatatattattattatgaagaaTATGTGATGAAAAattcagaaaaaaaatatttctttatagcAGATGATGATACATTtgtaaatgtaaaaaatttaatagatGTAACTAATTTAACCTTAAATACATGTTCACattctaaaaaatatatgtatgataaatatatcaaatctTATGATTTtgttaaagaaaatgaatctttatttcttcaaaattttccaaaaaaaactttattcctttattcttatttgaAGGATACCTTTGATAAAACAATACAAACATTGAAGAAGTATGACTATGTGCCTAAATATTGTCAGGGTGGtgtaataacaaaaaataatgctaataataataatgatgatgatattgTCAGTGATGTAAATGGTGACAAGAATgaagtaaatataataaataataataataacaacaataataataacaataataataataataacaacaatatttataatagtaGAGCAAAATCTATACCTATCTACCTAGGAAGAAGATATTCTTATAATACATTTTCTACAAAttcaaatgaatatttttatgattacTTAACTGGAGGAGCTGGTATCTTAATTAATGATGAAACAGCTAGACGAATATATGAATGCAAAGAATGTACATGTCCCTCAACAAATTCTTCAATGgatgatattatatttggTAAATGGGctaaagaattaaatatattagcAATAAATTTTGAAGGATATTTTCAGAATTCTCCATtagattataataaaaaatatattaatactgTTGTACCTATTACATATCATAGATTAAATAGAAATAGAACAATAAAAGAATCAAGAGATATGTATTTTAATTATCTAGTAAATTATAGTAGAAATGATAAAcaacaaaataaagatatatatatagattatCTTGATagaaatcataaaaatatgattgataatgtatttcattatttttattatctaaatatgtatgatcaaaaaaataaagttgTCACAAAAATTCAACACAATCAACATATAGACactaaaatgaataaatcaGACAACacacaaaaattaaataatacccaaagagaaaaaattcaaaacacagataaaaatataaatggtgatgaaaataattataatgtagATAATATCGAAAATATTGATGATATTATCAATATGGTTGAAAGTgttgatgatgaaaatgtagaacataacaaaaaagaaacagaTAACCAAAAAAATGATCATAACGATGAAAATACTACAAATGTGAAAAACCAAACCATAAATACTAATGtagataataatgaagatactacaaaaaaaattaaaaaaatgaatgaaaaaatttataataaaatgcaAGAAAGTGATAAATACAAACAATTATtcgatataaataaattcttcaaaaaagaaatagaagGACATCcttattttcaaaaaattaaaaaaaaaaatgaaaaggcaaaaaaagaaaaagaaaaaatgaatcaattaaataaacaaaaagcttatacaaataattatttccATTCATCAAATATGCAAGGAAATTTTAATGAACAAAAAATGGgaaataatcaaaatgtaGACAatcaagaaaataatatatttgaacaACGTCCTGAAATAGAAGAAGATGCAATCAATCCAATGGATTATGAAGAATATATGGAAAATTTATCAAATTTTGAAGATGATGGAGAACCATATGAAGAATATGATGATTATGATGATTTTGTAAATACAATTAATTctgaaaaatttaaaattaatgatCAAAATAAACACTTATATGAACAAATCAAAGATATAGCACAACCACCCGTTCAAAATTCAAATACTTTTGATTTTGACACAGATGAgttgtaaaaaaataaaagaaaataaaataaaaataaaataaaataaaaaataaaaataaaaataaaataaaataaaataaaataaaaataaaataaaagtttataaaatcatacctttagaatattattaaatgttatatatatgatatatatatatatatttatttatttatatgttatatatatatatatttatgtatatttatgtatattttttttttttttttttttttcaaaatagcTAGTTACCTGAAcagatacaaaaaaaaaaataacagtTAGCCATTTTGTAGCTACtttaatattcttattatttttataccttttatattttatacttttaaatatttcgaTCCccgaaaaaataaaaataaaaataaaaagaaatacttAAACATATACAACAAtgtattattctttttttttttttttttctttttctattcctttttattaagtgtcatttaaaataatatacaagaggattcacatatattatatatatgtgtgtgttgatatatgtatacactACCCGTTGGGTCATGCATtgcttttattataaaaaaaattaaatatataaaacactATAAACAATTGttatgatattttaaatacgttaaaaaaaaaaaaaaaaaaaaaaagttcatattattaaaatgtttatttCTAAAAAAACAAAGTTTAAccgaataaaaaaataaataatataataataaatatataatagtcaAATATTACTTGTGCATCAAAAGAAAGGTATACGAAAAATAAGTAGCTATTAtccatatatacatatatataaatatacacatatatatattaatgtgtatgtcattttttatatttgtctaTTTGTTCTCCTAAATTTGTCTGTGGTGGGTGCTACCTCATTGTAATACATTGACCTTAACTTATAATTTGCTTCTTTAATTGGAGAAATATTTATTGGttgaaagaaaatgaaatctTCAGAATTAGTTCTTTCATAAGCATTCATTGTATTTTGTACTTGtatagaaaaattattatttaaataactATTTTTTACAGCTTCTAAAGAATTTAAagctttttcttttatatttttaaccaTAAATGAActgttactattattataataattattattattataattattattatattgattataatcattttcattttttaaagtgttatataaataatcatatgTACTCATTAAAATTTCTCCTTTGTTATTATTCCATTTTTCATTtagatttataaaattttcatcttcatataaatattgtaaattaaaatgttcatccatatctatattatccatattatatttattataatttatataatccatattattttcttctatcatatttataactatttgttttaaatataaattttcctttaaaatattattttcttctatatcACTCATTATATCTTCGTCACTAAAATATTCCTCCTCTTCATCATCACAATTGTCTTTTTGGTTACCCtcactattattactattaacaTTACTATTAATACCATTAACATCATTATGATTACCATTAACgtcattatgattattattaacatcattatgattattattaacatcaCTATTAATACcattaacatttttttcacACCCATCAACACTGTTGTAGTTATTTGGTTTGACCTTATCAAGCATCACACTTTTCCTTTTACTCTTATCACTTACTTTAAGATCCTGCATATTCTGTTCAATTTCTTGACGATTAAATGACAACGTTAATGATAACAATAATTTTGAAATGGTATAacgaaaataatttattctcAATAAATCATGCTTAGTAATATTTGGATTATTGATTGTCGAATCTGTATCATAATAATTGGttgtatttgttttatttttatgtttaatttttttcatattttttaaaataatttcttttgaatcaaatatttttatggatAATATATCAGAGTTATATAAATTTGTTCTTGTTTGAATAATAACATTATCATGATAAGGAATAgatgataagaaaaaagttagaaaatatttatttggaAGGACAGTAACATAATTTACCCATGTATATGTATCATTAGTATAACTATAATCAATACTTGAACATACAGCAAATATATCTGTAGTttgtttatcatatatatttctttgtatatcaaaattaaatggacatatagataaaaatcCAAGTACTGATCTGAAATTTAAATtacatttcatttttttttgtttcgaTTTTTTATTCTGATCACTACATATAGAACTGGAATCATTACCATCATACTCATCATGATTATTCTTATGagtattattatcactatcGATTTTGGAATTacttaaataattatcatcacaattatcattatcacaattatcattatcatcattatcatcattatcattatcattatcatcattatcatcattatcatcataataatatccCCTTTTGTAGGGTTCATCCTCCTGGTCATTTAAAGaataatcatttatattatccttattaatatttttgttgttgatattattattattattattattattatcatttatagtAAGACCATTATTAGTATCTATTAAATTTTctgtttgttttttatttttttttattttataattatctgTATTTAAAAAGGTCCACTTAGCTAGAAATAAATGCTTTGGTTTTTTCAGTTCATATTTATGATTAAAATATTCACTTATTTCACATTTCCTTTTATTAGGATTAAATAATGGAATGGAGAATGTCCATTTGCCATTTGAAAAcatgtttataaaatttgtACATATAGATGCATTATTAATTTCATCATACTTATTAGAATACACAGGTACGATTGCATTAACTGGTTGTATTAAAttaagaatattattatataaattattaaaaatacatttttcaacattattattatatttatataataatttactttttattttttctataatatcTGGATAATTTTTCCCACTagttaaatttaaaaaggattcagaataataatttgacattatcattttcatcatataattattctgTGAATTCATaacattgttattattataactgaTCATTCCATTGTATGGGcaatacatattaatataattattaccatacatattaatattattattactaccatacatattaatattattcataagtGGTGGTAATCCTAATGATGTAATTCCATTAGTATCATGACCCTGTTGTGTTAGATTAATATATGCATTAACTGTCATATCTATATCTGTCCTATCACATATACTCTTATTATAAAAACTAAAATCATCAAcatttctattattattattattatgaaaatatacataatatatatttttactcacatatatatcaaatgacAAATATGGACACATGATACATATTgctctttttaatatatttatatctggaatatatataccactaaaatatatacaattctTTACATCTAATTTATTATCAatcataaaatttaataccgtcattaattttttacttTTCTTCTTGCCTTCATTTAAATCTCTTAAAGGCAAATTTGGTGATCCGTGTATAAACAAAGGAGTAAATGATAaactaaataaaaatttcaaatataaattttgatTAGAATAATCAAAAAGACAATATTTTGTTACAATATTAAATACATTCATTCCATTAATTTCATCCATATGTGTATCACCCATCGTAACaacattattaataataacctTTGTAGTATCATTAATGTTTGTATttgcattattataatttatatctgATGCTCCTCGTAagagatataataaatatagacATGATTCATATGCGttactatttttatttaatatttttaagattTTCTTACATAAATTGTGTACACTATTTATAACACACAAAAGTTTTTTTGCATTAATATGATTTCTCTTATTCATAATAGAACatgtattcatataatatgtttttaattcttttctattgaatttattttctttttttaaaccttggacatataataaaaatacacaCAACCATTCTAAGAACACATTTCTTAGCATGATGGGTTCTGAATATGTGTTCCCATCAAAATAAGATTTTTGTTTAGAAGAAACTTCTAAAGATACAgcataagaataaatattctttgatgaatataaattaatattaggaaaaatatcatttgtatttaatatacttatgataattattgtATCAAATGTTACATCTAAGAGAACACCATATAATAGAAGTCTACATAAATTTATGCTCAAATTAAAACGAATCATTATTTGACCAataatagatataaataatttatcttttatttttatgacaGCTTTTACCTTTTCAAGTTCATACCTtgtactttttattttttgtctAGATGGTTTCTCAATAATCATACTTAATACATcatatatagataattttttattttctacatgt contains the following coding sequences:
- a CDS encoding DEAD box helicase, putative yields the protein MNNTFKLNKKRKTVYESYNINISNKKRYMCNDNKMDNDNNDMNEKKYFKNSSSIKNRGNYNKNDDKSYDMYERRSMIDREENASSNNYKNKYKNKNNNSSSNFKNDDMHKNNINHMDSRKNTYYYHKGNLDGRKEHLGNKSYETKNNNDNSYNIKKYNYNIAKNKYNNSDRHNIDNKLYKFFDDKSEKKNNNTHTYGNKNNNEFNTFNDNKQNNLSYQSNNITQVVHPTYNNNSNDDDGGGIKNRKDISLSTYGYNNINNNNLLNDNTSYINQYNNNNNNNNNKNNNNDGGNRFVNNRQHNNNFNYNYKNVKAYKDKYKNGDSFKSSVYNAEQRDNRDNNYYQEGHKHNVRHNIKADTSNNFNGHKNFGSFRNKQQMKDKKKFFKNNERGTSINRHSMHNNNINNNNINSSSNYNYNYNCDYNNYYDGEEERNNKSQNRGDRNSDEIFEKDSVISLYDSNDNSNMIEKMDYKNEEKDKNKIKILLTEDNMNNAQSNIEKLSIYKSRNEIIEMIEKNDVTFINGETGSGKSTCVPKFLLEENILENKKINIIVTEPRRIACIALSKILCELTNEQLGEKIGYRISGESLYDNEKTVITYITIGYLFKLFLHHKNMYKKFTHVIIDEIHDRSILLDIVLLFIKLYLHNKQKDEQMFKLIIMSATMQSNLFYSYFEHPNIKMGSIFIGTKIYSIDTFYIEDIINYTRYGTRKIYSDNKICDDNKIGGDDKIFGDDKICGDGNNNYVKESVIEFILRKKNCNKINLSRNSEMLLYKIKSEYDKNIHMFNNNNNNKHCNDKNKDLDVDEIIPANVFSNISNLCLELVYNLCLKGDSVIIFLSGMQDITDMYHQLSMIINNGMGNPSNNNVENMNNMNNMNSEDNMNNMNNMDSMNNMDNSFMYHRKDVRIHIHMLHSCLYDNTIHKIKHNDTDINIFLSSNIAESSITIPNVRLVIDFCIQKNIEYNDKKKAHILVKKWINKSSMEQRKGRCGRTCHGICIRMISKNFLNLLRDHKISEIYTHSLHLLYLYILKSMPVLNSLINKRNETLGCQNRNVDNLNDVKVQNKLISNYETSEKNISHVENKKLSIYDVLSMIIEKPSRQKIKSTRYELEKVKAVIKIKDKLFISIIGQIMIRFNLSINLCRLLLYGVLLDVTFDTIIIISILNTNDIFPNINLYSSKNIYSYAVSLEVSSKQKSYFDGNTYSEPIMLRNVFLEWLCVFLLYVQGLKKENKFNRKELKTYYMNTCSIMNKRNHINAKKLLCVINSVHNLCKKILKILNKNSNAYESCLYLLYLLRGASDINYNNANTNINDTTKVIINNVVTMGDTHMDEINGMNVFNIVTKYCLFDYSNQNLYLKFLFSLSFTPLFIHGSPNLPLRDLNEGKKKSKKLMTVLNFMIDNKLDVKNCIYFSGIYIPDINILKRAICIMCPYLSFDIYVSKNIYYVYFHNNNNNRNVDDFSFYNKSICDRTDIDMTVNAYINLTQQGHDTNGITSLGLPPLMNNINMYGSNNNINMYGNNYINMYCPYNGMISYNNNNVMNSQNNYMMKMIMSNYYSESFLNLTSGKNYPDIIEKIKSKLLYKYNNNVEKCIFNNLYNNILNLIQPVNAIVPVYSNKYDEINNASICTNFINMFSNGKWTFSIPLFNPNKRKCEISEYFNHKYELKKPKHLFLAKWTFLNTDNYKIKKNKKQTENLIDTNNGLTINDNNNNNNNNINNKNINKDNINDYSLNDQEDEPYKRGYYYDDNDDNDDNDNDNDDNDDNDNCDNDNCDDNYLSNSKIDSDNNTHKNNHDEYDGNDSSSICSDQNKKSKQKKMKCNLNFRSVLGFLSICPFNFDIQRNIYDKQTTDIFAVCSSIDYSYTNDTYTWVNYVTVLPNKYFLTFFLSSIPYHDNVIIQTRTNLYNSDILSIKIFDSKEIILKNMKKIKHKNKTNTTNYYDTDSTINNPNITKHDLLRINYFRYTISKLLLSLTLSFNRQEIEQNMQDLKVSDKSKRKSVMLDKVKPNNYNSVDGCEKNVNGINSDVNNNHNDVNNNHNDVNGNHNDVNGINSNVNSNNSEGNQKDNCDDEEEEYFSDEDIMSDIEENNILKENLYLKQIVINMIEENNMDYINYNKYNMDNIDMDEHFNLQYLYEDENFINLNEKWNNNKGEILMSTYDYLYNTLKNENDYNQYNNNYNNNNYYNNSNSSFMVKNIKEKALNSLEAVKNSYLNNNFSIQVQNTMNAYERTNSEDFIFFQPINISPIKEANYKLRSMYYNEVAPTTDKFRRTNRQI